In the genome of Lentimicrobium sp. L6, the window AGAATTGAGTCTAAAATAGAATTAGCACTTTCTAAATCACAGATGAATATCGTTTTGTTTGGATATCCTGGAGCTGGACGAGCCACGCAAGCTCGCAAACTGGCTTCAGAATTTGGTTTGGTATATATTGCCACTGGCGATATGCTCACCGCAGAGCTCAAAACGAAAAGTGACATTCAGAAAGAGATTGAGCCTCATATTAAAGAAGGAACCCTAGTCCCTGATGAAATTATAGTTCGTTTGATTGAGCAAAAGATTAAGGATAGTCCAATCGCCAAAGGATTTATCTTTAAAGGATTTCCGCGTACTTTAGTACAAGCATATATCCTCGATGGCCTCCTTCGAAAAATGGGTAGTAAAGTAAGTAGTGTGATTGATATTGAAGTCCCAACTCTAGAGCTGGTAAAAAGACTCGATGAAAGAGGAAAAACAGATCACCGTCAACCTTATGATGTAAGTACTCAGACCATCGTTAAGAGGTTGGAAATGCATGAGAAAAAAACACTCCCTGTGCTCAATTATTATAAGAAGTCAGTAAAAACCTATCATGTAAATGGTGAAGGTTCAGTGGATGAGGTTTGGGAAAGAGTATATCCTCCTGCTCATGAAACTTATCGTACTGTTAGGTAAGCGTTTCGGGTCAAGACATTGAGACATAAAAAAAGGCGAAATTTCCATTTCGCCTTTTTTGTTTAATAAAATTTTAGCCCCAGAATTAGTTTTATACTGGATATAGATAACGATTAATCAATGGCAATCTTAATAATTTGAGTTTCAGTTTCAGTGCTTAATTCCATAAAGAATACTCCCTTTTTAAAGCTAGAAACATCTATAGTTTGTAGGTTTGAACTATCCTCGTTTGTATAAACAATTTGTCCACTAATACTCCAAATTTTAATACTAGTCAAAGCATTTACACTTTGAATATTAATAACATCTGAAGCTGGATTTGGATAAAGTTTAAATGTACTTTCAGCTATTTCATTTACACCAACACCACTTGAATGAATAAAATTTTCCATTACTGTAGTAAAGCCTTCTCCAGCCTCGTTAGTCACTGTTAATGATACATCAAAATCTCCACCTTCGAAGATAAATGTTGGATTTTGCTCGTTTGAGTCTTCAGTACCATCCATATCAAAGTCCCAAGACCACGTAGCTACAGTACCAACAGTTTCATCAGTAAAGTTTACTTCTAATGGTGCTAAACCATTAACTACATCTGCTGAGAAAGCAGGAGATAAAATTTCACCACCTTCTAGTGCTACTTCAGCAGCATTAGCTATAACACCTGTTGTGGCATCAATTAGCATGACTACCAAATCAACTTGTGCAGGATCAAATTCATCATCAAGGGTATAGGTAAACACATGAGTATAAGGAGTTCCATAAACTACATCAGCAGGAATAATGTTAGGTATACCATCCCAGCCACCAACTAAAACTCTACCAACATGCTGATAAACCATGTCAGCAGCAGGTACAGGGTTTGAAAGTTCAGCCCAATTGGTTCCATCCCAGTCAATTAAATCACCATTGCCTCCACCAGAATAATAGTTAGCTTGATTCCATGATGATCCTGTTCCAGTAATACCACTTTCAACAATAACCATAGAC includes:
- a CDS encoding adenylate kinase, whose product is MLNIALFGPPGAGKGTQSAIVMKKYNLCYIATGDILRAEIAKKSQLGIEAQKIISSGQLVPDEVIIQILEEKLKSEDSYEGFLFDGFPRTYIQAYILDGLLSKMHTSLTSLISLDVDNEEVTQRLLERGKTSGRSDDTEEVIKQRLAEYKQKTLPVLNFYEEQGTHAPVNGMGSIEEVFSRIESKIELALSKSQMNIVLFGYPGAGRATQARKLASEFGLVYIATGDMLTAELKTKSDIQKEIEPHIKEGTLVPDEIIVRLIEQKIKDSPIAKGFIFKGFPRTLVQAYILDGLLRKMGSKVSSVIDIEVPTLELVKRLDERGKTDHRQPYDVSTQTIVKRLEMHEKKTLPVLNYYKKSVKTYHVNGEGSVDEVWERVYPPAHETYRTVR